One stretch of Candidatus Omnitrophota bacterium DNA includes these proteins:
- the purL gene encoding phosphoribosylformylglycinamidine synthase subunit PurL produces the protein MPSAVLERQTNVARSWKLEARRKRTTQLPASSSQPQPGSVSLLKRVAKSHNLTEEHYAQIVKALGRQPTVTEVGIFGVMHSEHCSYCSSKPYLKTMPTKGKRILVSAGKENAGVVDIGHGLGVAFKVESHNHPSAVEPVQGAATGVGGIIRDIFTMGARPIALFDSLRFGPLSDARSRFLLEGVVKGISDYGNSVGVPTVGGEIYFDETYRDNPLVNVMCIGLVRKGEIAHGAAKGIGNPVIYVGSSTGRDGLGGASFASRELTDGSEADRPAVQIGDPFTEKCLIEATLEALAAGDVVGIQDMGAAGLTCSTCEMPSRGGTGIEIDVAKVPRREAGMTPYEVMLSESQERMLLVARRGREAAVKKIFAKWGLNAVDIGRVTNTGRMRVYDGQELVADILVSALTDGAPIYHRPIRRPRYLSKVQRLSVRSLKEPSDYNQALLTLLASPTIADKSPVYERYDHMVQTNTAVLPGRADAAVLRLKGSENFLAATTDGNGRYCYLDPYEGGKLAVAEAARNLACVGAKPLAITDCLNFGNPQDPEIMWQFKECVRGISDACKAFGTPVTGGNVSLYNEGPRGAIDPTPVIGMIGLIGGQVAKWPSGLKPLTATFKNEGDVIVLFGETREAIGGSEYLAVIHRKKLGRPPKVDLKAEYALQQFMVETASRGLLKSAHDCSEGGLAVAVAESCIMDGNRLIGATISWSPGHPATRPLRADALLFGESAGRIVVSCARHHLELLEQLAQRHKVPFAVIGRVGGSRLMLHPWIDLPVDELSTAWHSALR, from the coding sequence ATGCCTAGCGCGGTATTGGAACGGCAAACAAACGTGGCTAGAAGCTGGAAGCTGGAAGCTAGGAGAAAGAGAACAACCCAGCTCCCAGCTTCTAGCTCCCAGCCGCAACCCGGATCTGTTTCACTCTTAAAACGGGTCGCCAAGTCGCACAACCTGACAGAAGAGCACTACGCGCAGATTGTGAAAGCGTTGGGTCGGCAGCCGACGGTGACTGAGGTCGGCATCTTTGGCGTCATGCATAGCGAGCACTGCTCATATTGCAGCTCAAAACCGTATTTGAAGACGATGCCGACGAAGGGCAAACGCATTTTGGTTTCAGCCGGCAAAGAAAATGCCGGCGTTGTCGATATTGGCCATGGCCTCGGCGTGGCGTTCAAGGTTGAGTCGCATAACCATCCCTCGGCGGTGGAGCCGGTGCAGGGAGCCGCGACCGGGGTCGGCGGCATCATCCGCGACATCTTCACGATGGGGGCGCGGCCGATTGCGTTGTTTGATTCTCTGCGGTTCGGGCCGCTATCCGATGCTCGCAGCCGATTCTTGCTCGAGGGGGTCGTCAAAGGCATCAGCGACTATGGCAACTCTGTCGGAGTTCCGACGGTGGGCGGGGAAATCTACTTCGACGAAACGTATCGCGACAATCCGCTCGTCAACGTGATGTGCATCGGCTTGGTGCGCAAAGGCGAGATTGCGCATGGGGCGGCCAAGGGCATCGGCAATCCGGTGATCTATGTTGGCTCTTCCACCGGCCGGGATGGGCTGGGCGGAGCCAGTTTTGCCTCGCGCGAGCTGACCGACGGCAGCGAAGCGGACCGGCCGGCGGTGCAAATCGGCGACCCATTCACCGAGAAATGCTTGATCGAGGCGACGCTGGAAGCATTGGCGGCGGGCGATGTCGTCGGCATCCAAGATATGGGAGCGGCTGGTCTTACCTGTTCGACGTGCGAGATGCCGTCTCGCGGCGGGACCGGTATTGAGATCGATGTGGCCAAGGTGCCGCGCCGCGAAGCGGGGATGACGCCGTATGAAGTCATGCTCTCAGAGTCACAGGAACGCATGTTACTCGTGGCGAGGCGCGGACGAGAAGCGGCTGTCAAAAAGATTTTTGCGAAATGGGGGCTCAACGCGGTTGATATTGGCCGCGTGACGAACACCGGACGCATGCGAGTCTATGACGGCCAAGAGCTGGTCGCCGATATTCTGGTCTCAGCGCTGACTGATGGAGCACCGATCTATCACCGGCCGATCCGGCGGCCGCGGTATCTGTCCAAGGTTCAGCGGCTCTCGGTGCGGAGCCTCAAAGAGCCAAGCGATTACAACCAGGCGCTCTTGACGCTGCTCGCCTCACCGACGATCGCGGATAAGTCGCCGGTGTATGAGCGCTATGACCACATGGTGCAAACGAACACCGCGGTGCTGCCGGGCCGGGCCGATGCGGCGGTGCTGCGCCTCAAGGGCAGCGAGAACTTCTTAGCGGCGACCACAGATGGCAATGGCCGCTACTGCTATCTCGACCCATATGAGGGAGGCAAGCTTGCGGTCGCTGAGGCGGCGCGCAATCTGGCCTGCGTGGGAGCGAAGCCGCTAGCGATTACCGACTGCCTCAACTTCGGCAATCCGCAGGATCCGGAAATCATGTGGCAATTCAAAGAGTGCGTGCGCGGCATCAGCGACGCCTGCAAGGCCTTTGGCACGCCGGTGACCGGCGGCAACGTCAGCTTATACAATGAAGGTCCGCGTGGGGCGATTGATCCAACGCCTGTCATTGGGATGATCGGACTGATCGGTGGCCAAGTGGCCAAGTGGCCAAGTGGCCTGAAGCCTCTGACGGCGACTTTCAAGAACGAGGGAGACGTCATTGTCCTTTTCGGCGAAACGCGGGAAGCAATAGGAGGGAGCGAGTACCTTGCAGTCATTCATAGGAAGAAATTAGGGAGGCCGCCGAAAGTTGATTTGAAGGCGGAGTATGCGCTTCAACAGTTCATGGTGGAGACCGCCTCTCGGGGCCTTCTCAAATCAGCCCACGATTGCTCTGAGGGAGGATTAGCTGTCGCAGTGGCAGAGTCTTGCATCATGGACGGAAACCGCCTGATTGGCGCGACGATATCCTGGTCACCCGGCCACCCGGCCACCCGGCCACTTCGTGCGGATGCGCTGTTGTTCGGAGAATCAGCAGGCCGGATCGTGGTAAGTTGCGCTCGGCATCACCTCGAGCTCTTGGAACAGCTGGCCCAGCGTCACAAGGTTCCGTTTGCGGTGATCGGCCGCGTGGGCGGCTCCCGCCTCATGCTCCACCCCTGGATCGATCTGCCAGTCGATGAACTGTCAACTGCCTGGCACTCAGCATTGAGGTAA
- the purQ gene encoding phosphoribosylformylglycinamidine synthase subunit PurQ: MKFGVVVFPGSNCDQDCVDALRDVVQQPVTTLWHEETSLKGCEAIVLPGGFSYGDYLRTGAIARFSPIMKSVSAFAHQGGLVIGICNGFQILLEAGLLPGAMLNNTGLRFICKFVTLRVERTDTPFTNRFQPGQVVRMPIAHNEGRYTVEAKLLPTIKKQVVFRYCDDDGRLIESANPNGSTDFIAGITNARGNVMGLMPHPERASEEILGSADGRLIFESMIEAYANA, translated from the coding sequence ATGAAATTCGGAGTCGTGGTGTTTCCGGGGTCCAATTGCGATCAGGACTGTGTCGATGCCCTGCGCGACGTCGTGCAACAGCCAGTGACGACACTGTGGCATGAGGAGACGTCGCTCAAAGGATGCGAGGCGATCGTGCTGCCGGGCGGGTTCAGCTACGGCGATTACCTGCGCACCGGGGCGATCGCGCGGTTTTCGCCGATCATGAAGTCGGTGAGCGCCTTCGCGCACCAGGGCGGGCTGGTCATCGGGATTTGCAACGGCTTTCAGATTTTGCTGGAGGCCGGGCTGCTGCCTGGGGCGATGCTGAACAACACCGGGCTGCGATTCATCTGCAAGTTTGTGACGCTGCGTGTTGAGCGCACCGACACGCCCTTTACGAATCGGTTCCAGCCGGGGCAAGTGGTGCGGATGCCGATTGCGCATAACGAGGGCCGCTATACGGTAGAAGCCAAACTGCTGCCGACGATCAAGAAGCAGGTCGTGTTCCGCTACTGCGACGACGACGGGCGGCTGATCGAGTCGGCGAATCCGAATGGCTCAACCGATTTCATCGCCGGCATCACGAATGCGCGCGGCAACGTGATGGGTCTGATGCCGCATCCTGAACGTGCGTCAGAAGAGATTCTCGGCTCTGCCGATGGCCGTCTAATTTTTGAATCGATGATCGAGGCGTACGCGAATGCCTAG
- a CDS encoding amidophosphoribosyltransferase: MDDNVKHYCGLFGIYGHREAARLTYLGLYSLQHRGEEAAGIVTYDGKAMRSHKEMGLVSEVFDEAILHNLPGRLAIGHTRYSTTGSSTLRNSQPIVVTCSKGQLAVAHNGNLVNAYELRQQLEANGSIFQTTVDSEIILHLLARATNKELDDDLVECLRLLKGAFSLLFLTEKELIGARDPNGFRPLCIGRLNRSYVLASETCALDIIGAKFVREVEPGEIVIIGSSGLRSLRPFKDQPTKLSHCMFEQVYFSRPDSIVFSESVQQVRINLGRQLAREYPVEADLVMPIPDSGNFAALGYSLESKIPYVIGMIRNHYVGRTFIQPSQEIRDLKVKVKFNPIREIVKGRRIIIVDDSIVRGTTTKARVKSLWEVGAKEIHLRVSCPPTKHSCFYGIDFPTKKELIANRMSLEEITKFIGVSSLGYLSLEGLRSAVRESNNYCTACWSGNYPIPFGGEGDKFALEKHAGQGCGG; the protein is encoded by the coding sequence ATGGACGATAACGTGAAACATTATTGCGGGCTCTTCGGCATCTACGGCCACCGAGAGGCGGCGCGGCTGACGTATCTCGGGCTGTATTCGCTGCAGCACCGCGGCGAAGAAGCGGCCGGCATCGTGACCTACGATGGCAAGGCGATGCGCTCGCATAAAGAGATGGGCTTGGTCTCCGAGGTGTTCGATGAGGCCATCCTGCACAACCTGCCTGGGCGCTTGGCCATCGGGCATACGCGCTACTCCACGACCGGCTCCAGCACGCTGCGCAATTCGCAGCCGATCGTGGTGACCTGCTCCAAGGGGCAGCTCGCGGTAGCGCACAACGGCAACCTGGTCAATGCGTATGAGCTGCGGCAGCAACTCGAAGCCAACGGCTCGATTTTTCAAACGACCGTCGACAGCGAGATCATTTTGCATCTGCTCGCCCGGGCCACCAACAAAGAGCTCGATGACGATCTCGTGGAGTGTCTGCGGCTGCTCAAGGGGGCGTTTTCGCTGCTATTTCTCACCGAGAAAGAGTTGATCGGCGCGCGCGACCCGAACGGCTTCCGTCCGCTGTGCATCGGCCGGCTGAATCGGTCCTACGTCCTGGCCTCAGAAACGTGCGCGCTGGATATCATCGGAGCGAAGTTCGTGCGCGAGGTGGAGCCTGGCGAAATCGTCATCATCGGCTCGAGCGGGTTGCGCTCGCTGCGGCCGTTTAAGGATCAGCCGACGAAGCTCTCGCACTGCATGTTTGAGCAAGTCTATTTTTCGCGGCCGGATTCGATCGTCTTCAGCGAAAGCGTCCAGCAGGTGCGCATCAATCTGGGGCGCCAGCTCGCGCGCGAGTACCCGGTCGAGGCGGATTTGGTCATGCCGATTCCCGACTCGGGAAATTTCGCCGCCCTCGGCTACAGCTTGGAGTCGAAGATTCCCTACGTGATCGGCATGATCCGCAACCACTATGTCGGCCGCACGTTTATCCAGCCATCGCAGGAGATCCGGGACCTGAAAGTGAAAGTGAAATTCAATCCGATCCGCGAGATTGTGAAGGGCAGGCGCATCATCATCGTCGATGATTCCATCGTGCGGGGGACGACCACGAAAGCGCGCGTCAAAAGTTTATGGGAGGTGGGTGCGAAGGAGATCCACCTGCGCGTGAGCTGCCCGCCGACGAAGCACTCCTGCTTCTACGGAATCGACTTTCCCACCAAGAAGGAGCTGATCGCCAACCGGATGTCGCTTGAGGAGATCACGAAGTTCATTGGCGTCAGCAGCCTGGGGTATTTGTCCCTCGAGGGATTGCGCAGTGCGGTGAGAGAGTCCAATAACTACTGCACGGCGTGTTGGAGCGGGAATTATCCGATCCCCTTCGGCGGCGAGGGCGATAAATTTGCGCTTGAGAAGCATGCCGGACAGGGTTGTGGTGGTTGA